A region of the Heteronotia binoei isolate CCM8104 ecotype False Entrance Well chromosome 9, APGP_CSIRO_Hbin_v1, whole genome shotgun sequence genome:
ACAGCACgagcagccaaacttgcttaacataagagccgcatagaataaacaccagatattggagagccacaagacaaacatcagatgtttgaattTGAAtatcaggagggagggagggagggagggagggagggaaggaaggaaggaaggaaggaaggaaggaaggaaggaaggaaggaaggaagggagggagggagggagggagggagggaggaaggaaggaaggaaggaaggaaggaaggaaggaaggaaggaaggaaggaaggaaggaaggaaggaaggaaggaaggaaggaaggaaggaaggaaggaaggaaggaaggaaggagggggaaggaagggggaaggaaggaagggagaaggaaggaagggggaaggaaggaagggagggagggagggagggagggagggagggaggaaggaaggaaggaaggaaggaaggaaggaaggaaggagggggaaggaaggaagggagaaggaaggaagggggaaggaaggaaggaaggaaggagggggaaggaaggaagggggaaggaaggaagggagaaggaaggaaggaagggaggaaggaaggaaggaaggaaggaaggaaggaaggaaggaaggaaggaaggaaggaaggagggggaaggaaggaagggggaaggaaggaagggagaaggaaggaagggggaaggaaggaagggggaaggaaggaaggaaggaaggaaggaaggaaggaaggaaggaaggaaggaaggaaggaaggaaggaaggaaggaaggaaggaaggaaggaaggaaggaaggaaaaatagagggggagtgaggggaaagaaagcaactttaactttaaaagcattctccaagcctctggctgatttggcttggaaaagtgatttaaagagacaaatgccttctccaaactagcCAACAGGGGGGTAGGGGCTTCGGGAGCctcacaagatgtgtgaaagagccacatgtggctcccgagccacagtttggccacccctgggttacagAATCCCAGAGGCACTGAACATTGAGCTGAGAGTTCCAAGACAGCATttgacggggctttttttgtagcagggattcctttgcatccctgtcccagacagagagttccaacaattagCTGTGGCCGCACCCCCcttatgtagctaatccttctggagcttacagtatttatttatttctcgcaTTCCTATcgcgccctccccgccgaagcaggctcagggcggctaacaacagccaAACCCAGACAATAAACaatagcaaacaattaaaattaacaataatcaTTACTgatcaaacaatttaaaacaagttaaaacaatttaaagcgatctaaaacagtttggtgctagcGTTGGCACTATTaaattcagcgatgttgggcatctacttatactgtaatttaactaAAGGCCAGTCgaaataaaactgttttacaggccttgtggaagtgggcaaggtcccgcaaggcccttacatcttctgggagttggttccaccagtcgggggccgcaattgagaaggctctttctctggtagccttcagtctcgcctccctcggcccggggattgacagtaaattctgcgatCCAGGTCTGAGTAccttctggggaatatatggggagagacggtccctaaggtagacaggccttggccatatagggcttgaaaggtaataaccaacaacTTGTAGCGGatctggaatactattggcagccagtgcagctcccgcagccttgGCTGCATGTGTCcccgtatagagagacccaataacagcctggctgctgcgttctgcaccagtttccagatccgagacaagggcagcccatgtagagggcattacagtagtctagtcttcatggatcacagttgctaggtcgctgcgctccaggaaggggaccaactgtcgttCCTGCctaagccctgtacgaagagccttctaagctcttggaggattggctcaatcggggtggggtgggggggaggggggggttcctgctacaaaggagttcctgctacaaaaaagccctggcattcgGGAAGTTCTGGGGAAACACAGATAATCAGTGTATGAGATAGTTTCAGAGGAGAGcctattggtctgcagtagaacacctaacttcaagtccagtagctccttagatTTTGGGGGTATTTCGAGAATCCAAGCTCCTGCCGTCAGACCGAGGGAGTTTTTGCTCTTGAAAGTTTACACCCTGGAAATCTCATTGCTTTCTAAGCTGCTCCGGGATTCGAATCAAACTGAGAGATGTCTCAGCTTGGAATGCTCCCGTCGCACCCCAGTTCGAGCCAGCAAAGTTTTGGAAACTGGTTGTCAAGGGCAATTCTTAACTACGATTCCCATTACGGTGTGACGTGGAACAGAGCAGGCTGACTTCACCTATTCCGGATCGGCTGGAAGCCCAAAGTACCGTGAGTAAAACAAGGAACAAAAAATCACTAGCACACCAAGCCGCCGTTTAGGAGTACGTTTTTGTTTAATTGGAACAATGTCATTACAAGTGGAGTAATTCATCTTTAACCCTGGACACATCTGGTGATGTCAGAATGAAGTTTTTGTGTGGCCGGGATGCGTGTTTAATAAGGAGGCGTGGTTTCTGGACAAAGACTGGATGAGAAAAATAgaagacaaagaaagaaaacgAAGCTAAATTCTTTCCTCCCCGTCCCCccaatttcccttccttcctcttgggAAACATCGCTGGGTACGGGTGTGCTTACAGATCTGAATTTGTGTATGGAGTGCACTAGGAGTCTATACCATGGGGGAAAATAACTTATAGTCAACTCAACAAaggtccaatggcacctttaagaccaacaaagtttaattctgggtacaagttTTCACGTGTATGCAgccttcttcagatatctgtgcagggcttttttggtagcaggagctcctttgcatattaggccacaccctcctgatgtagccaatcctccaagagcttacagggctcattagggttgccaagtcctctgcgtcctccggtgggggactttcACGCACACACAAAGTGCGCGTGcaacacaatgacgtcacttgagggtgacatcattgcacaggtGATGTTGTgtgcggccgctctaggcgtttccctGGATGCTGTACCGCAGAGatgccctcccaaattgctagagcgtccaggaaagccatagagttttcctggaaacgcctagagcggccatgtGCAACATCGCCAGCGCAATGATGccacctgcaagtgatgtcatcacaccagcgacgtcggggaaggttccccccaccggacTAATGGGGGCTGGCAGGTTGGAAACCTTCAGGACAGGAGAACCCATGCCCAGCCCAAGGGGCTGGGCAGTGCTACTGTGCATcttcttcagatatcttcagatactgaagaagtgtgtatgcacatgaaagcttctacccagaattaaacttggttggtcttaaaggtgccactggaatcatactttgttctgtggcttcagaccaacatgactgccctctTGAACTTGACTGCCCAGTTTCCCAGGCCTTCAGAACCACAAAGAACAGAAGCCTTACATAACCCTTTTCCGATATGATTCTGACCCACTTCAGTTGGGCCTTTGTGTATACCTCCAAATGCCAGGTGATTTTAGCCAAACTCTGATCTTGAACCAGTAACCTGTGAAggcaggaacataagagaagccatgttggatcaggccaatccagtccaacactctgtgtctcataagaacgtaagagaagccatgttggatcaggccagtggcccatccagtccaacactgtgtgtctcataagaacataagagaagccatgttggatcaggccagtggcccatccagtccaacactctgtgtcacataagaacataagagaagccatgttggatcaggctagtggcccatccagtccaacactctgtgtcacataagaacataagagaagccatgttggatcaggccagtggcccatccagtccaacactgtgtgtctcataagaacataagagaagccatgttggatcaggccagtggcccatccagtccaacactgtgtgtcacataagaacataagagaagccatgttggatcaggccaatggcccatccagtccaacactctgtgtctcatacgaacataagaaaagccatgttggatcagaccagtgacccattcagtccaacactctgtgtcacatatgaacataagagaagccgtgttggatcaggccagtagcccatccagcccaacactctgtgtctcataagaacataagagaagccatgttggatcaggccagtggcccatccagtccaacactctgtgtcacatacgaacataagagaagccatgttggatcaggccaagagcccatcgagtccaacactctgtgtctcataagaacataagagaagccatgttggatcaggccaatggcccacccagtccaacactccattgtgtcacacaatggccaaaacccaggagtcctcaggaggtccaccagtggggccaggacactagaagccctcccacagttgcccttccagcacccagaatacagggcatcactgccccagacaaagagttccatcgaTACCCTGTGGctactaagagccactgatgaacctctgctccagatgttgatccaatcccctcttgaagctgcctacgCTTCAGGAAGGGGTCTGCTTTAGTTTGGCCTCCACGAAGGCTTTTAAATGATGGTCTGGAGTCTGTTCCAGGGACTCCATTTGCCTTCCTGCTCGTAGGTCAACCATTGGTGGCTAGGATCCCCATCCTCTTGAACCCTTGCTATTCCTCCCTCTGGCTGATAGGCTTAGTCAGGCTGCAAATTTGATTAGATGATTCCCCCCTCGggactagaaacttgcttttGTCTGTAAACAGAATTCTCGGGATGCTGGATCTGGCGCTCAAAACGCATGGGGGCAGCTGTAGGTCACCAATGGGGCGTGTAGccaaatgtgcaaaggagttcctgctacaaaaaagccctgcaggaagtagggttgccaatccccaggtgggggcaggggatcccccagtttggagaccctccccccacttcagggtcatccaaaagccggggaggggagggaaatgtctgctggaaactccttTGTTCTCTATGAAGcctgattcccattgggtataatggaaacatgatctgcaggtatctggggctctggggggggctgattttttgagacaggggcaccaaattttcagcatagcattcagtgcttctccccaaaatgccctccaagtttcaaaaggattggaccagggggtccagttctatgaactcccaaagaaggtgcccctatctcattatttccaaagaaagggaaggcctttcaaaggtgtgcggtccctttaaatgtgccggccagaacttcctttggagttcaattatgcttgtcacgtccttgctcctggctccaccccaaagtctcctggctccaccccaaagtctcctggctccactcctaaagtctcctggttccaccccaaagtctcctgcctccaccccaaagtctcctggctccacctctaaagttTCCTTGCTCCactcctaaagtctcctggctccacccctaaagtctcctggctccaccccaaagtctcctggctccacccctacagtttcctggctccaccccaaagtttcctggctccaccccaaagtctcctggctccacccctaaagtcttctggctccacccctaaagtttcctggccccacctctAAAGTTTCCTTGCTCCactcctaaagtctcctggctccacccctaaagtctcctggctccaccccaaagtctcctggctccaccccaaagtttcctggctccaccccaaagtctcctggctccacccctaaagtcttctggctccacccctaaagtttcctggccccacctctAAAGTTTCCTTGCTCCactcctaaagtctcctggctccacccctaaagtctcctggctccaccccaaagtctcctggctccacccctacagtttcctggctccaccccaaagtctcctggctccacccctaaagtcttctggctccacccctaaagtttcctggccccacccctaaagttTCCTTGCTCCactcctaaagtctcctggctccacccctaaagtctcctggctccaccccaaagtctcctggctccacccctacagtttcctggctccaccccaaagtctcctggctccacccctaaagtctcctggctccaccccaaagtctcctggctccactccaaagtctcctggctccacccctacagtctcctggctccacccccaaagtctcctggctccacccctaaagtctcctggctccacccctaaagtttcctggctccaacccaaagtctcctgtctccacccctaaagtcttctggctccacccctacagtttcctggctccaccccaaagtctcctggctccaccccaaagtctcctggctccacccctaaagtcttctggctccacccctaaagtttccttgctccaccccaaagtcttctggctccacccctaaagtcttctggctccactcctaaagtctcctggctccacctctaaagtttcctggctccaccccaaagtcttctggctccacccctaaagtctcctggctccacccctaaagtttccTTGCTCCactccccaagtctcctggctccaccccaaagtctcctggctccacccccaaagtctcctggctccacccctaaagtttcctggcaccacccccaaagtatcctggctccacccccacagtccccagatatttctcgattcggatttggcaaccctacccacaggAAGTGATCACACGGCCAGTTTCGAGACCCTCAAAAGGCAAAGCCCGAGTGGTCCGGAGTCTTAAAGGATGCACTCGTGCCTCTCTGTGGCTTTCAAGGCCTCGTGCATGCTGGCAGCAGACAGCCTCCTGTTGATGTTGCGGTAGCTGCACCGCAGCAGGCTCCCAAAAGCCGTCCTCAGATCCCGGTTGAAGAGCGCGTAGATCAATGGGTTGACGAGGGAGTTGGTGTAGCCCAGCCAGAGGAGGGTCCTCTCTAGCCGCAGAGGGATGCAGCTGCACCGACCACCACAGACGAAAGGCCTGGCCGTGGACATCAGGAAGAAGGGGAGCCAGCAGAAGGTGAAGGCCCCGACGATGATCCCCAGGGTCCTGGCCGCCTTCtgctccttcttgaagatggagatgtTCTTGTGGTCCTGGCGGAGCAGCTTGGACAGGGTGACGCACTCCTCTGACGCTTTGTCCCGCCGGGTGGCCTGCTGCCTGCGGAGGCCGATCTCCACGCAGTAGGCCCCGTCTTGgtcgtggggcctggagaggtcCATGAAGCGATGCTTCTCCGCGCTGGCCTTGGCCGCCTTGTAGATCCGGTGGTACATTGCCAGCATGACCGTCATGGGGATGTAGAAGGCCACACCGGTGGAATAGATGGTGTAGCCAAAGTCTAGGCTGATGAGGCAGACCCTCTCCACGGTGTTCTTAGCCCAGCCAAATAGAGGAGGGAGTGTGATGGAGGCAGAGAGGAGCCAGACGACCACCACCATCTTGGCCATCAGCTTCCCATCTTGTCTTATGGGGTATGTCAAAGGACGGGTTATTCCTAGGTACCTGGAAAACAAGGATCCGGAGTCAGGAGGCTGGCTCAGCGTTTATTTCCTGGCTtatgatataagaacataagtgcagccatcttggatcaggccaatggcccatccagtccaacactctgtgtcacacagtggccaaaaaacaccaggtgccatcaggaggtccaccagtagggccaggacacaagaagccctcccactgtgcccccccccccactgcaagcaccaagaatacagagcatcacatgccccagacagagaattccatctataccttgtggctaagagccacttatggacctctgctcttaagaacataacagaagccatgttggatcaggccagtggcccatccagtccaacattctgtcacacagcgaccaaaaaccccaggtgccgcCCGTTGGGCCagaacactaaaagccctcccactgttgccccccccaagcaccaagaaaacagagcaccactgtcccagacataagaacgtaagagaacccatgttggatcaggccaatggaccatccaatccgtgtcacacagtggtcaaaaaaccccaggtaccatcaggaggtccatcagtggggccaggacactagaagctctcccattgttgccctctcaagcaccaagaatacagagcacctctgccccagacataagaacgtaagagaaaccatgttggatcaggccaatggccatccagtccaacactctgtacacacaacagccaaaaacccaggtgccatcaggaggtccaccagtgggacaaggacactagaagccctcccactgctgcccctccaagcaccaagaagacagagcaccactgctccagacataagagaagccatgttggatcaggccaatggcccatccagtccaacactctgtacacacagtggccaaaaaacccaggtgccatcaggaggtccatcagtggggccaagacaccagaagtcctcacacggttgctcctcccaagcaccaggcaACCCTACTAAAATATCATCCCAAATATAAATACAATGcactgcctgaccccaaaatgatacaaaatggatgccagccagagaCAAGCCTGAACAAAGCCTAGAATTATGAGAAAGAGCAGCTGGCTAGCTAACGACCCTCTGCACACCCCAGGGAGACGTGTAATTTAGGAACAATGGGTCTCCCAAGAACCTGTCGCCTCACACTGAACTGATCTCAACATCCAGCCTCACTTCCTTTCACTCATTTACTTTAATTAAGCAACAGTTAACACTATTCACACAACCTGGTAGCATTTCCCATCAGGTACTTGCAGAGCCATCAAGCACCACTAATGCCtatagcagggatgtcaaacatggaggggtcctatcaggcccacgagcaaatcaaaagtaggtttgcaacttaagcccctaaacaacacctgaacagcatactcaagattgctacagcacagacactgtctccagtttCTGGTGCAatgattcagaacaagaggtgtcagttatcaggaaCTGTTAAaggaacaaaatattgcaagagcgctaatcttttaagcatgttttattttaattttttttttaaaaaaagcagtcaCGTAGGCAAATGTAAAGTAGGCTGGAAAGGACTTTCGGAAATTAAAAGTACCGCTTCTTACTGTTtatttcttcaattttttttGGCAGAGTCTGGATTTAGCTCGAGGGATGCAGCTCCAAATGTAACGCCTCATTCGAAAATAAAAAAAGGCAGCTGTACATTTGCCAAGTGCAAAAAAGCTACTGAAAACAGATGCCTTTGCTATTTTTACCAGCAATGTTCTTAATTGGTGTAAGTGGTTTACTGGGAAACCGTGGTGACGATCCACCGACGGTTAGTCGTGACTTCAAATCCTTCCAAAGGAACGAAACCCCAAGCGTCATTGACATGACTCACAAGGGATGGATTACGGCCACAAGACAGATTCATTCTCCGAGCATCATGAAGTTACACACACCTGGTCCATCCCTTATACATCTTGCCTAGAGCACTGAAAACTTCTCTTTGAGAAAATGGACCTGTGACTTTAGAACAAACACATATGAAGGTGCTTGCTactgatgtatggctgtgagagctggactataaggaaggccgagagcagaagaatagctgcttttgagctgtggtgctggagaagactctcgagagtcccttggactgcaagaagatccaatcagtcagtcctgagggaaatcaacccagactgttccctggaaggtcagatgctgaagctgaagcccaaatactttggccacccaataagaagggagcactctctggagaagaccccgatgctgggaaagacagaaggcaaaagaagaaggggacggcaaaagaggagacgtctggacagcgttactgatgtaactaagatGAATTTGAGTAGACTATGGAGGACGAATTTGAGTAGACTATGGAGgatggaggaagacaggagggcctggcgtgacttggtccgtggggtcgcaaagagtcagactcgactgtgcgactgaacaacaaaagctactgaatcggacccttggtctatcaaggtcagtattatctgctcaggctggcagctgctctccagggcctcagactgaggtctgtcacatcacccttctacttcatccttttaactggagatgccagggaagaagaagaaggaggaggaggaggaggaggaggagaagaaaaggaggagattggatttataccccacccttcactacctgaaggagaagaagaagaagaagaagaagaagaagaagaagaagaagaagaagaataattgcagattttataccccgcccttctctctgaatcagagactcagagcggcttacaatctcccatgtcttc
Encoded here:
- the LOC132577418 gene encoding 5-hydroxytryptamine receptor 7-like produces the protein MFVGIGPHRFLQQHLLVVEGAARGDPTRKSTPAPFMTEGLPKSAEPDSLPSNATNATDCGENILLYGETEKVVIGTVLSVITLLTIAGNSLVIISICVIKKLRQPSNYLVVSLAAADLSVALAVMPFVIITDLVGGEWLFGEVFCNVFIAMDVMCCTASIMTLCVISVDRYLGITRPLTYPIRQDGKLMAKMVVVVWLLSASITLPPLFGWAKNTVERVCLISLDFGYTIYSTGVAFYIPMTVMLAMYHRIYKAAKASAEKHRFMDLSRPHDQDGAYCVEIGLRRQQATRRDKASEECVTLSKLLRQDHKNISIFKKEQKAARTLGIIVGAFTFCWLPFFLMSTARPFVCGGRCSCIPLRLERTLLWLGYTNSLVNPLIYALFNRDLRTAFGSLLRCSYRNINRRLSAASMHEALKATERHECIL